A region from the Myripristis murdjan chromosome 23, fMyrMur1.1, whole genome shotgun sequence genome encodes:
- the LOC115355150 gene encoding shaker-related potassium channel tsha2 encodes MTVVPGENLDETVALAALSQDVYDPERADQECCERVVINISGLRFETQLKTLAQFPTTLLGDPRKRMRFFDPLRNEYFFDRNRPSFDAILYYYQSGGRLRRPVNVPVDIFMEEIKFYELGEEVIENFKEDEGFIKEEERPLPDNEFQRQVWLLFEYPESSGPARGIAIVSVLVILISIVIFCLETLPEFREDGRTYDDHLVVNGTIRAKKPNPFTDPFFIVETLCIIWFSFELLVRFLACPSKPAFFKNIMNTIDIVAIMPYFITLGLELAEHQGNGQQAMSLAILRVIRLVRVFRIFKLSRHSKGLQILGKTLQASMRELGLLIFFLFIGVILFSSAVYFAETDDPESGFSSIPDAFWWAVVSMTTVGYGDMCPVTIGGKIVGSLCAIAGVLTIALPVPVIVSNFNYFYHRETEHEEQFQYTHVTCGQQQPSFGEFKKSDSKPSLSKSDYLDSDDADSIKYTNCSPHKTYSGKLTDV; translated from the coding sequence ATGACAGTAGTGCCTGGAGAGAACCTGGATGAGACTGTGGCACTGGCCGCCCTGTCCCAGGATGTCTATGACCCGGAGAGAGCCGACCAGGAATGCTGTGAGAGGGTGGTCATCAACATCTCAGGGCTGCGCTTCGAGACGCAGCTAAAGACCCTCGCCCAGTTCCCCACCACCTTGCTGGGAGACCCGAGGAAGAGGATGCGCTTCTTTGACCCCCTGAGGAACGAGTACTTCTTCGACAGGAACCGACCCAGCTTCGATGCCATCCTCTACTATTACCAGTCTGGCGGCAGGCTCAGGAGACCCGTCAACGTGCCAGTGGACATATTCATGGAGGAGATAAAATTTTACGAACTAGGGGAGGAGGTGATCGAAAATTTTAAGGAGGATGAGGGTTTTATTAAGGAGGAAGAGCGCCCGTTGCCAGACAACGAGTTCCAGCGGCAGGTTTGGCTCCTGTTTGAGTATCCAGAGAGCTCCGGACCTGCCAGGGGAATAGCAATAGTTTCTGTGCTGGTTATTCTCATATCCATTGTGATTTTCTGCTTGGAGACTTTGCCCGAATTCAGAGAGGACGGCAGAACGTATGACGACCACCTGGTGGTGAACGGAACTATACGCGCAAAGAAGCCCAATCCGTTCACAGACCCGTTTTTCATCGTGGAGACGCTCTGCATCATCTGGTTCTCCTTCGAGCTGCTGGTCAGGTTCCTCGCCTGTCCGAGCAAGCCCGCCTTCTTCAAAAATATCATGAACACCATCGACATTGTGGCGATCATGCCATACTTTATCACACTGGGTTTGGAGTTAGCCGAGCACCAAGGCAACGGCCAGCAGGCCATGTCTCTGGCCATCCTGAGGGTCATCCGCTTGGTCAGGGTCTTCAGGATCTTCAAGCTCTCCAGACACTCCAAAGGTCTCCAGATCCTCGGGAAAACTCTCCAAGCCAGCATGCGAGAGCTGGGACTGTTGATATTCTTTCTTTTCATAGGGGTCATCTTGTTCTCCAGCGCGGTGTACTTCGCAGAGACAGACGACCCGGAGTCGGGCTTCAGCAGCATCCCTGACGCCTTCTGGTGGGCCGTGGTGTCCATGACCACGGTGGGCTACGGAGACATGTGTCCGGTCACCATCGGAGGGAAAATCGTCGGCTCTCTGTGCGCCATAGCCGGAGTGCTGACCATCGCTTTACCCGTTCCCGTCATCGTCTCCAACTTCAACTACTTCTACCACAGGGAGACGGAGCACGAGGAGCAGTTCCAGTACACTCATGTAACTTGTGGCCAGCAGCAGCCTTCATTTGGCGAGTTCAAAAAGAGTGACAGCAAGCCGTCACTATCCAAATCAGACTACTTGGACAGTGACGACGCAGACTCAATAAAATACACCAACTGCAGCCCGCACAAAACGTACAGTGGGAAGCTTACCGATGTATGA